The nucleotide window AGCCGGCGGTGCGACTATTGCAATTTTTGGATTGGAGAGTTTGGCCGCCTCGGGTGTTGCAGCCATGCCCATTGCCACCGCTCCGGCCCGCCGAATTTGATCGAGTTTGGCCATCAATGTGCTATCGGCATCCAAATCCTGCGGGCGTTCTGTTGCCGTGCATCCAAGTTCAGTTGCCTTGACGAAGACAACGGGATTGGCGGCATCCACAAAAGAGACCGCAAATGTGCCAACCCCCGGCACTGACAAAGAACTATTTGCGTTGCCAGAGGGCAATAAGCTGCCAGTGGCCGCACCGCCGGGGTTTAGAAAGTCGAGCGTGATCGGAGCACCGGTTTGCGCCACACCGGGGATTTCAAAATCGCCGTCCTCGACGGGTGTGCCGTCTTTGACCTCAAAACGTGAATGGTAGATTTGGTTGGTGTTGGTGCTGTAGATCCGCACCAACGCTTCGCCATCTTTTGGGTGGACCATGCCTTCGGTGACGGCAAATGGGCCGACGCAGGATGACATATTCCCGCAGGCTGACCCGTAATCGGCCACCGGCGCATCAACGGCCACTTGTACAAATGTATAGTCAACGTCTGCATCAGGTCGATCTGATGGCGCGACAATCACCACTTTGGAAAGCGACGAGACGCCACCCCCCATGCCATTAAGCTGCCGACCGTAGGGGTCGGGGCTGCCCAAGACATGTAGAAAGATCTGATCGCGCAAAGCCTGATCGTGGGGCAAATCTGCTGCGTTCACAACCACGGCGTTGGACGTGCCGCCACGATAAAACGCGGCTCTGAGGCGATTTTGGCTCATGCTGCGTCCTGTCCCTGAAATTTGCGGAAGGCGCGGGGCAGCAGGCCACCTTGGGCAAAGGTTGC belongs to Cognatishimia sp. WU-CL00825 and includes:
- a CDS encoding PrpF domain-containing protein is translated as MSQNRLRAAFYRGGTSNAVVVNAADLPHDQALRDQIFLHVLGSPDPYGRQLNGMGGGVSSLSKVVIVAPSDRPDADVDYTFVQVAVDAPVADYGSACGNMSSCVGPFAVTEGMVHPKDGEALVRIYSTNTNQIYHSRFEVKDGTPVEDGDFEIPGVAQTGAPITLDFLNPGGAATGSLLPSGNANSSLSVPGVGTFAVSFVDAANPVVFVKATELGCTATERPQDLDADSTLMAKLDQIRRAGAVAMGMAATPEAAKLSNPKIAIVAPPARFTALDGRSYEPASHDINIRLISMGNFHKALTLTGAMCAAVAAQIPNNLLHDIAGGIAELRIGNPSGVLPVRADVVQDGQKFTANSATTFRTQRRIMEGAVLYPAHLK